Proteins from one Besnoitia besnoiti strain Bb-Ger1 chromosome XIII, whole genome shotgun sequence genomic window:
- a CDS encoding hypothetical protein (encoded by transcript BESB_030550), which produces MPRRATLLRRTRARPPSLREPSPRSALKARAWRVLPAALLPSRCLQPPLESPWSHEGARRPRASPTSCFASLSWRRLAQTLAAAPGAQRGDSPLVFELLPGRRNSLSPPSRQSCAPQNGLASAAGASQPSARFRGFSSCSSSAPGSAGSRSDSLPASFSSPASRASARSAAPRAASLASPAAQPSAVWQRLASLADETFSAASPGYIRSGQSLPPQRFSSPPPAEAARPALGLSLSPISGSASTPSPSYAGSPSSSGGNSSPREEAAPAAAASAVSAFASSAPLHFPRHESVRHLRGSAARGDETSEADGPAVVRVSRATPRAAGDRERRGLAKAGRPARRSRADAEEDIAKWRGRKPEELRSIQRERWLLELLTSRSPDALAGVQRELLAVLREREQHRVREEERIAKAGDARGARRRPAASTLRLASRGLPHFPYPPLVHGSRGLSLLFQALRETPAGAPCIGASGAQAAAGGEAPKPLSPAQKARAVHEVVRDLLYHLPHFSTSHVAIVLRLLTASLPAAWLSVSAAPPSDLRSAAQRAPSEHRQDAATRPFSSADSDENGLVTTSSSISRRGLHPPARLPRAGASASYLFLRDPMCFEAMTLAELRVELLAVLARRVSSPWLACFSPDEVVALLSFASHVVTSASFSSAAPCLDCGGATHGTSGAEGGASAASTRRQALRNNAKSADKAAVRRRLEDDVELRALLQRICAALQDKLDAFASLADLAVLAQALSRLESLEGRMLRAVGDRAGELLALRRAREERLATRRGLEGKGLCLEARRRRWGALSVEAGAEEDSEERQTDPYSAAAFQELVLKDLKSAAVLCTLMIRLGAVAPLFQRELFLWLSHVVRGLAAASHEAAELLLQASDARPDTREGARDGADASLTRAPAQDCDARGRVSLRDFSQRSSSFLPALATCLVDMLLQREREGRDLCLRRDSLEGTPETERDDQARQQPADASDEGCRGDGEGEENLGGKHGRGEALARAGHEAEDTFLFLATHGVRWLQSPVHTVSIVRALALLAKREALEWREKERERQLLSSGEDWRVICPQAGAHPSDEASLTSLSAPRAFASSESRYLTRLCRIQTTQARALQHLLSLLASSDLAGVSSSTLPAVALSAVATPATSASWEGAGSPSISRPSSCGPPLDFVRLRPLLMALLESAEAARRGRELPGRAGERGAEALALRLSLLLRQLVLATPFAHRESDKHATLIPSLRARPQELEWAFPLALRAAAAVACLLAPPRPRAPDPAASPPRLSLALEPQAARPGGSREVADRRGPAAGGSETGDDADGDAALPHVCSQPSSGVCESPQGEAALPALLAAVDALADASLSSLFLLRARAGSHAPRHPAAQALNALLLRLRALDPRNSASARDWSLPPKQAEGPSGAREPRGGGAAGSGDEANAKHHHPETQRPSEARAPSGPERAHAAQAQGDLSRKADEDGERQRPHADEDGAEDSVGELRRRVVDRLSSLAASLRR; this is translated from the coding sequence atgccgcggcgggcgacgctcCTGCGGCGGACTCGAGCGCGCCCTCCCTCGCTGAGAGAGCCGAGCCCCCGCAGTGCACTGAAGGCTCGCGCGTGGAGAGTTTTGCCTGCAGCGCTTCTTCCgtctcgctgtctgcagccgcCCTTAGAAAGCCCCTGGAGccacgaaggcgcgcgccgtccgcgcgcgtccccgacgtcctgcttcgcctcgctgagctggaggagactcgcgcaaacgctggcggcggctccagGCGCACAGCGTGGGGACAGTCCTTTGGTCTTTGAGCTCCTTCCAGGGCGCAGGAACTCGCTCtccccgccttcgcggcagtCTTGCGCTCCACAGAACGgactcgcctctgcggcaggcgcctctcAGCCCTCTGCGCGGTTCAGAGGATTTTCTTCTTGTTCTTCGTCTGCCCCCGGCTCTGCAGGATCTCGCTCGGACTCATTGCcagcctctttctcctccccCGCTTCGCGTGCTTCAGCCcggtctgccgcgccgcgcgccgcttcgctggcctctccggcggcgcagccttcCGCAGTTTGGCAGCgtctcgcgtcgctcgccgacgAGACTTTTTCGGCTGCCTCTCCAGGATACATTCGCAGCGGACAGAGCCTTCCTCCACAGCGCTTCTCGTCACCGCCGCCGGCTGAGGCAGCCCGTCCGGCGCTCggcctctcgctgtctcccaTCTCAGGCTCTGCgtcgacgccttcgccttcgtaTGCGGgttcgccgtcctcttcggGGGGGAACTCGAGtccgcgcgaagaagccgctccagctgctgcggcttctgcCGTTTCGGCCTttgcttcttcggcgccgctgcacttCCCGCGGCATGAGTCCGTGAGGCATCTgcgcgggagcgccgcgcgaggagacgagactTCTGAGGCGGATGGACCCGCGGTCGTCAGggtctctcgcgcgacgccgagagccgctggcgaccgcgagcggcgcggactcGCCAAGGCGGgaaggcctgcgcggcgctcccgcgcAGATGCCGAGGAGGACATCGCGAAGTGGCGAGGCAGGAAGCCGGAGGAGCTGCGTTCGATTCAGCGAGAGCGGTGGCTCCTTGAGCTTCTCACGAGTCGGTCGCCCGACGCGCTGGCTGGCGTGCAGCGAGAGCTGCTCGCCGTCCTTCGAGAAAGGGAGCAGCACCGCGtccgagaagaagagcgtATCGCCAAGGccggagacgcccgcggcgcgcgccgtcgccctgcggcgtcgacgcttcgcctcgccagcCGGGGCCTGCCGCACTTCCCGTATCCGCCGCTGGTTCACGGAAGCAGAGGCCTTTCGCTTCTCTTCCAAgcgctgcgcgagacgcccgccggcgcgccctgcatcggcgcctcaggcgcccaagcggctgcgggaggcgaggcgccgaagccgctcagcccggcgcagaaggcgcgcgcagtTCACGAAGTCGTCCGCGACCTCCTGTATCACCTCCCGCACTTCTCAACGAGCCACGTTGCTATCGTCTTGCGGCTACTCACGGCGTCTTTACCTGCGGCCtggctctctgtctccgcggcgcccccctCTGATCTGCGTTCAGCCGCCCAGCGCGCTCCATCCGAGCACCGCCAAGACGCTGCGACGAGGCCGTTTTCGTCGGCAGACTCCGACGAAAACGGCCTGGTCACGACGTCTTCCTCTATCTCCCGCCGAGGCCTCCATCCGCCCGCGAGGCtcccgcgcgcaggcgcgtctgcttcatATCTCTTTCTGCGCGATCCGATGTGCTTCGAGGCCATGACGCTCGCGGAGCTTCGCGTTGAGCTCCTCGCAGTCCTCGCACGCCGCGTGTCGTCCCCGTGGTTGGCGTGCTTTTCTCCCGATGAGGTCGTtgccctcctctccttcgcgagcCACGTGGTCACCTCTGCCTCGTTTTCGTCCGCAGCACCTTGCCtcgactgcggaggcgcgacgcatggcaccagcggcgcggagggcggggcctccgcggcctccactaggcggcaggcgctgcggaatAACGCGAAAAGCGCAGACAAGGCGGCAGTCCGAAGACGCTTAGAGGACGACGTCGAGCTGCGGGCGCTCCTTCAGCGCATTTGCGCAGCGCTGCAGGACAAGCTCGACGCGtttgcctcgctcgcggatctcgccgtcctcgcgcaAGCTCTGAGCCGCCTAGAGAGCCTCGAGGGTCGCATGCTCAGAGCggtcggcgaccgcgcgggcgagctgctggcgctcaggcgcgcgcgggaggagCGGCTCGCGACCCGCAGAGGACTGGAGGGGAAAGGTCTTTGCTTAgaagcgcgcaggcggcgttgGGGCGCGCTGTCTGTCGAGGCAGGAGCTGAGGAGGACTCCGAAGAGCGCCAAACAGATCCGTactccgccgcggctttccAGGAGCTCGTCTTGAAGGATCTgaagagcgccgcggtgCTGTGCACGCTGATGATTCGGCTGGGCGCGGTGGCTCCCCTGTTCCAGCGCGAGCTCTTCCTCTGGCTCTCGCACGTCGTGCGGGGActggctgcggcgtcccacgaggcggcggagctgctgctgcaggcctccGACGCGCGTCCAGACacacgcgaaggcgcccgcgacggcgcggacgcctcccTTACGCGAGCTCCCGCTCAGGACTGCGACGCGCGGGGCCGCGTGAGTCTGCGCGACTTTTCGCAGCGTTCGTCCTCGTTCTTGCCTGCGCTCGCCACGTGCCTCGTGGAcatgctgctgcagcgcgagcgagagggcaGAGACCTCTGCCTCAGGAGGGACAGTCTCGAGGGGACTccagagacagaaagagacGACCAGGCCCGCCAGCAGCCGGcggacgcgagcgacgagggttgtcgaggagacggcgagggcgaggaaaaTCTTGGCGGCAAGCATGGCCGCGGTgaggcgcttgcgcgcgCCGGACATGAGGCAGAAGACACTTTCCTCTTTTTGGCGACGCACGGAGTCAGGTGGCTGCAGTCGCCGGTTCACACAGTCAGCAtcgtccgcgccctcgcgctgctggcaAAGAGAGAGGCATTGGAgtggagagaaaaggaacgcGAGCGACAGCTGCTCAGCTCGGGAGAGGACTGGCGTGTCATCTgcccgcaggcaggcgcccACCCTTCAGACGAGGCCTCTCTCACGTCTTTATCAGCCCCGCGCGCATTCGCGTCGTCCGAGTCCCGGTACCTGACTCGACTTTGCCGCATTCAAACGACTCAAGCGCGCGCGCTTCAGcacctcctctctctcctcgcctcgtctgatctcgcgggcgtctccaGCTCTACTCTtcccgctgtcgctctctctgcagtcGCTACGCCCGCCACTTCTGCGTCGTGGGAAGGAGCCGGCTCTCCGTCTATTAGCCGACCGTCTAGCTGCGGTCCGCCCCTCGACTTTGTGCGTTTGCGTCCGCTGCTGATGGCTTTGCTGGagtctgcggaggccgctcggcgagggcgcgagtTGCCTGGGCGTGCGGGAGAGCGCGGGGCGGAAGCgttggcgctgcggctctcgctgTTGCTTCGGCAACTCGTTCTGGCTACGCCCTTTGCACACAGAGAGTCGGACAAGCACGCAACGCTCAttccgtcgctgcgcgctcgcccgcagGAGCTGGAGTGGGCTTTCCCGCTGGCGCttcgagctgcggcggctgtcgcgtgcCTCCtggctccgccgcgtccgcgggccCCAGAccccgccgcttctccgccccgTCTGagcctcgccctcgagccTCAGGCGGCGCGTCCAGGAGGCTCGCGCGAGGTCGCCGACCGGCGCGGCCCTGCCGCAGGGGGGAGCGAGACGGGGGACGACGCGGatggcgacgccgcgctgccgcacgtCTGCTCTCAGCCTTCGTCGGGCGTCTGCGAGTCGCCTCAGGGGGAGGCGGCTCTCcccgcgctgctcgcggcagTGGACGCCCTGGCggacgcgtcgctctcttcgcttttcctgctgcgggcgcgggcgggctCCCACGCCCCTCGCCaccccgccgcgcaggcgctgaacgcgctgctgctccgcctgcgcgcgctcgacCCGCGCaactccgcgtcggcgcgagaCTGGAGCCTTCCGCCGAAGCAGGCGGAAGGCCCCAGTGGGGCCAGAGAGCCACGTGGAGGTGGAGCGGCAGGCAGTGGAGACGAAGCAAACGCCAAGCACCACCAcccagagacgcagcggccgtcggaggcccgcgccccGAGCGGCCCTGAgcgtgcgcacgcggcgcaggcgcagggagACCTGTCGAGgaaggcagacgaagacggggagcggcagaggcctcacgcagacgaagacggcgctgAAGATTCAGTCGGCgaactgcggaggcgcgtggtAGACCGGCTCTCgagcctcgccgcgtcgctccgaAGGTGA